AGGATTTCTTCTTCCTCGTCGTCTTCTTCCTCTGTATAGTATTGGTAGGTATCTTCTTCGTACTCATTATCGGAGTTTGCACTGCGATACATTGGTTCGTACTCGGCTACTTCTTCCCCTTCTTCTGCTACTGGTTCTTCTGCTTGAGCAAGTGCTTCTTGCTCGTATTGTGGCGCTTGTTTTTGAGAAGCATATGCTTCTTCATGGTCCCGGTTAGGTTCCACTTCATATTCAAACGATTCTTCTGTACTGTCTTGATCCTCTTCCCAGGCAGGTGCGCTTTGTTGATGGCCGTAAATACCAGAGATGGACAACTCGGCATCCAATTGGAGGCAGCCACGAGTTGGAACACTGTAGTCGAATGACTCAATGGCCACATAAATATCGTCTAAACTCTGGATCCTGTTCATCGGTATCGTAATATCGACCGGAAAGCGATGGTTCAATACGCAAACGCCATCCTCCCGCTGCTCTACTTCCTGTACAACACGGGCTTGAGGTTGATACTCCTCCTCATCGTCCGCCTCCGCATTCACATGATATTCCCCCGCTAATAATAAAGCTCCACGTATGGAAACATATTGGTCCTGCTCATAAATTTGTATATCAGGATCTAACGCAATGGAGATGAGCTCAGATACTTCCTGTCCCTTTTGAAACCATATAGATTCCTCGACTGAAAACCGCAAGCACGATTGCTGATCTGATGACAAAGCGGTTCCTCCTTTCACACCTATCAAAAATTTACTATATCAATAAAGATGTATGATGAGATTTGGGAGAATATGAATGGTTGGGAGAAATTTATGAAAGGGGGTCAGACCCTTGCAGGAGATTTGAGGTGAGTGTCGAAGGTGGCTTTGAACTTGGAGGTTGTTAGTAGATTGTATGATTTTTTGTTTGATTTCATGTTAGGTTGTTTGGTTTAGGTGGAATTTTTGTTGAGGGTATGGGAATTAGGTGTAGAAGGTTTCTTTTAAACGGTAGAAGTGAGGCTGGGAAATGTAGAAGTTGGCTTGGGAAATGTAGAAGGTAATCCGGGAAATGTAGAAGCTCGCTTGGGAAATGCACAACCAGCCCCGTTCACCAAATCATCACCAAAGTAAAACGCAAAAACCCGCCCTTACGCATTTTAACAATACATAAGGGCGGGCAGAGAAAACAAATCATTATTCCTTAATCGCGGCAAACGATTTTTCAATTGCATCCAATGTTTTTTCAATATCCTCATCCGTATGAGCTGTGGACAAGAACAATCCTTCAAACTGGGAAGGTGGTAGGAATACTCCATTGTTTGCCATCTCACGGAAAAACTTCGCAAAATAACCTAAATCCGAAGACTTTGCCACATCATAGTTCACTACTTCCTCACTATTGAAGAAGAAACCAATCATGGAACCGGCACGGTTTACAGAAACAGGAACACTGTACTTCTCGCCTAGCGCGACAATCCCTTCTTCTAAGCGATCCGCTTTTTTGCCGAACTCTTTATACGTTTCAGGAGTCAGTTGGGCCAAAGTCTCATATCCAGCTGTCATGGCCAGCGGGTTACCAGACAACGTTCCGGCCTGATAAATCGGTCCGCTTGGAGCAATTTGTGCCATGATTTCTGCTTTACCGCCGTAAGCACCGACAGGCAGGCCGCCCCCGATTACTTTACCAAGACATGTTAAGTCTGGTGTTACGCCGTAATATCCTTGCGCACAATGGTAATCGACGCGGAAACCAGTCATTACCTCATCAAAGATTAGTACTGCGCCATATTCAGTCGTTACCTCACGCAAGCCTTCCAAGAAACCTGGTTGCGGCGGAACCACTCCCATGTTTCCTGCAACAGGCTCCACAATGACACCGGCGATATCGTCTCCAAATTCCTTGAATGCATAACGGATGCTTTCCAAGTCATTGTAAGGCACAGTAATCGTG
This window of the Sutcliffiella horikoshii genome carries:
- the spoVID gene encoding stage VI sporulation protein D translates to MSSDQQSCLRFSVEESIWFQKGQEVSELISIALDPDIQIYEQDQYVSIRGALLLAGEYHVNAEADDEEEYQPQARVVQEVEQREDGVCVLNHRFPVDITIPMNRIQSLDDIYVAIESFDYSVPTRGCLQLDAELSISGIYGHQQSAPAWEEDQDSTEESFEYEVEPNRDHEEAYASQKQAPQYEQEALAQAEEPVAEEGEEVAEYEPMYRSANSDNEYEEDTYQYYTEEEDDEEEEILNQDEIDRNMQYNYDDEGEYAPFEVEARKAPPVEVEAPYNPADYIYQNKSEDAYAPLHSLHAGTHSQDEEEASNVVSFFDKRKGQQAVADPQQYEDYSDEPRDENDLSLTKIFADEGGDDFTKLKICIVQQGESMDHIAERYDVSIQQLIRVNRLSTDDHINEGQLLYIPVKASSKSQ
- the hemL gene encoding glutamate-1-semialdehyde 2,1-aminomutase is translated as MRSYEKSKEAFIEASKLMPGGVNSPVRAFKSVDMDPIFMERGKGSKIYDVDGNEYIDYVLSWGPLIHGHSNDHVVEAIKKVTESGTSFGAPTLIENELAKLVIERVPSIEVVRMVSSGTEATMSALRLARGYTGRNKIIKFEGCYHGHGDSLLIKAGSGVATLGLPDSPGVPEGVAQNTITVPYNDLESIRYAFKEFGDDIAGVIVEPVAGNMGVVPPQPGFLEGLREVTTEYGAVLIFDEVMTGFRVDYHCAQGYYGVTPDLTCLGKVIGGGLPVGAYGGKAEIMAQIAPSGPIYQAGTLSGNPLAMTAGYETLAQLTPETYKEFGKKADRLEEGIVALGEKYSVPVSVNRAGSMIGFFFNSEEVVNYDVAKSSDLGYFAKFFREMANNGVFLPPSQFEGLFLSTAHTDEDIEKTLDAIEKSFAAIKE